The Oxyura jamaicensis isolate SHBP4307 breed ruddy duck chromosome Z unlocalized genomic scaffold, BPBGC_Ojam_1.0 oxyZ_random_OJ47136, whole genome shotgun sequence DNA segment TCCTCCTCCTTATGTTCACTCTATACAGTAGCTGAATGAGGCATTTGAGTAAGCTAACTCAGACTTCGGGTTGTTTGGAAGACAAAGATCTTCTCTGCATTTTAACATCCAGCATGGCAACAACCAGCAGGCTGAGAAGCCACCACTAAACCAAACACAAAATTCAGCATTTGATGCCCAAAGAAAGCATCTCAGTGCAAGATACCAGAACCTGCAGAACTGTTGCCTCTGTTGCAATGAGATAAATACAAGCTAACAAAACAGTGAACTTGTTCTCCTTACGCTGCAGGAACTTAACTACTGAACCTGAAATCTTTCTCCTGCTGGCCCTGACAGAGGTGTTCCTCCCTTGTATCAAACAGATACTTTAGGTCCAAATCATTCAGACAGAAGTAACTTAATATTGAAAAGAGAGTCATGTTTATCTTTAAATCTAGTGTATCGGCAGAACagaatactttttattattactaaagTGGGGCTTGGCACTTTGGGTGGCAAGAGGTAGAGAAAGGGCAGGGCCAGCActaagaagggaagggaatttCCACTTTTctccatctggaaaaaaaaaaaaaagcctggacTCTGTACTGTCATAAGCAATACCTATCCTCCAAATTAAACAACCTGCAGTACTATCAAACACTTACCTAGACTCGTAGGTTTTATGAGCACATCTAGCACATCATAAAAAGGTAGGCTTTTCAGTTGAACATCAGGATGAACAGGTGGAATCGGAGGGGACGGCTGCTGCATCTCAAAGCGAGCCTTAGTGTCTTGGAGAAGCACGGAGCTgacaggggaggaaggagacTGAGGTGTGACTGAAGTAGAAGAGAGCGTGTGAATCCCAGCAAGAGCCAGGTCAGGCTCCACAGGAGAGGAACTACTGTCCAAATTGAAAACGACAGGTTTTATAGCTGATAAGTCTGAGAGTCCTTCAATCGCCCTTGGGTACCGACACCTATAGAGTTCTTGAATTTTTATCTGaactgctgggctgcagccgcTCTTCAGTAAATGCAGTGCCCTCATCAGGAGGTCATGTTTCCGTCCACT contains these protein-coding regions:
- the LOC118158667 gene encoding E3 SUMO-protein ligase PIAS2-like; the encoded protein is MVSSFRVSELQVLLGFAGRNKSGRKHDLLMRALHLLKSGCSPAVQIKIQELYRCRYPRAIEGLSDLSAIKPVVFNLDSSSSPVEPDLALAGIHTLSSTSVTPQSPSSPVSSVLLQDTKARFEMQQPSPPIPPVHPDVQLKSLPFYDVLDVLIKPTSLGKCLIVLQVV